The DNA sequence TATTTCCAGACAATTCACAGCGGCCGGTTGACCCGGAAGAGCGCTTTGGCTATTTTCCCGCACCTGCACGACATCGGCATGAGAGCACTTTCCGCGGGGATTCCGCGCGTCCATGCCTGAGCACATGAAATGGCGATCGACGGCCGGGCTTTCAAGCCCCGCTTCACGCCGCAACGGGATAGGAACGATGACCGCGACACCCGCATGGACCACTGAAAAACCAACCGCACTGCTCGTTCTGGCCGACGGCACCGTGATCGAAGGCAAGGGCATCGGCGCGACCGGCAAGGTGCAGGCGGAAGTCTGCTTCAACACGGCGCTGACGGGCTACCAGGAAATCCTCACGGACCCCTCCTATCTCGGGCAGATCGTCACCTTCACCTTCCCGCACATCGGCAACATCGGCGCCAATGACGAAGACATCGAAGACCTGACGCCGGCAGCACGCCACGGCGCGGTCGGCGTCATCTTCAAGGCCGACATCACCGAGCCGTCGAACTACCGCGCTGCCAAGCACCTCGACGCCTGGCTGAAGGCACGCGGCATCATCGGCCTCTGCGGCATCGACACCCGCGCGCTCACCGCCTGGATCCGCGAAAACGGCATGCCGAACGCCGTCATCGCCCATGACCCCCAGGGCGTCTTCGACATCGACACGCTGAAGGCCGAAGCCAAGGCGTGGAGCGGACTTGAAGGCCTTGACCTCGCCAAGGTCGCAACCTCGGGCCAATCCTCGCGCTGGGGCGAGCAGCCCTGGGTCTGGAACGAAGGTTACTCGACGCTCGGCGAAACGGACGCCGCCTACCACGTCGTCGCGCTCGACTATGGCGTCAAGCGCAACATCCTGCGTCTCTTTGCCGGCCTCAATGCCCGCGTCACCGTGATGCCGGCAACGACGAGTGCCGAAGAGGTACTCGCCCAGAAGCCGGACGGCATCTTCCTCTCCAACGGCCCAGGCGACCCGGCGGCAACCGGTAAATATGCCGTGCCGGTCATCCAGGACCTCCTGAAGAGCGATATCCCGGTGTTCGGCATCTGCCTCGGCCACCAGATGCTGGCGCTGGCGCTCGGCGGCAAGACCGAGAAGATGCACCAGGGCCACCACGGCGCCAACCATCCGGTGAAGGACCACACGACGGGCAAGGTCGAGATCGTCTCGATGAACCACGGCTTCGCGGTCGATTCGAAGTCGCTGCCGGAAGGCGTTGAAGAGACTCACATTTCGCTCTTCGACGGCACCAATTGCGGCCTGCGGGTTGCCGGCAAGCCGGTCTTCTCCGTCCAGCACCACCCGGAAGCCTCGCCCGGCCCGCAGGACAGCCACTACCTCTTCCGCCGCTTCATGAACCTCGTGCGCGAGAAGAAGGGCGAACCGGCATTGGCCGAGCGCTGAGCGCAATAATCATTCAGACAAAAGGCCCGCCTCGCGCGGGCCTTTTTGTTTGGCTGCACGGCGTCGGTCGATATCGCCAAGGCGGGGATGCTGCCCCTCGCCTTTGCGTGTCAACAGTCCGCGAGACGGTCGGCAATGAAGTCGACGACCGCCCGGACCGACGGCAGTTGCCCGCGCCGGTGCGGCATCAATAGCGTTGTCGTGACCAACCCCGCCAGCCAGTCGGGCAGCACCCGAACGAGGCTGCCATTTTCGATTTCGGCGCAGCAGAGCTTACGCGGCAGGGCGGTGACACCAAGCCCGGAAAGCGCCGCCTCGAGAAGGACACGCGATTCATCTGCGACGAAGCGTTGCTGCGGCTTCACCGCGACGGTGGCGTCGTCCGGATTGCGCAGCGTCCAGCCATCGCTCGCGAGCGAGGTGAGCAGGCCATCGTGGTCCTTGAGGTCGTCCGGCAGCGATGGCGCACCACGTCGGGCAAGATAGCCGGGCGCGGCAACCAGCCAGATGACCTCGGAGGCGACACGCCGCTGGACGAGACCTGAATCGGGCAAGGGTGCGAAATGATCGCGCACGGCAATATCGAAGCCTTCCTGCACAAGATCGACGAAGCGGTCGGTCGCATGCAGCGCTACCCGCATCTTCGGATAGGCGAGCGCCAGTTGCGGCAGCAGTCCCGAAAGCGTCATCTGCGCCGTCGGCACCGAAGCGGTGATGCGCACGGTTCCGCTCGGCTCTGCGAGCCTGCCCTTCACCACGGCTTCGGCTGCTTCCGCCTCGATCAGCATCGCGGCCGCGTGGCGATAAAAGTCCTCGCCGATCTCGGTTACCGTAAAGCGCCGGGACGTGCGGTTGATCAGTCGGACGCCAAGCTTTTTCTCCAGTTCCGCCACCCGCTTGCTGAGCGTCGATTTTGGCACGTTGAGCGCGCGCGCCGCCGGCGCGAAGCCCCTGTGGTCGACCACATGGGCGAAGACGATGAAGTCATTGAGATTGCGCATCGTGACTACTGTCTACAAACATGAACGATAGATCCATGAATGGCAATCTTTTGCCTCGTCGTCCACGGATTTATCTTTTCTCCATCAGAGTTCAAAACCAAAAGGACATCACGATGGGTATCTATCAAGGCAAGAAGGCAGTGGTTATCGGCGGCACGCATGGCATGGGGCTGGCAACTGTCGAACGCCTTGTCGAAGGCGGCGCAGAGGTGCTGCTCACCGGCAACAACGAAGCGAACCTTGCCAGGATCCAGGAGCGGTTTGGCGCACGCGTCCACGCGGTGAAGTCCGACATCACCGACATGAACGAGATTGCTGTCCTCGGCGCGACGGTCGGGCAGCGGCTCGGCGAGATCGACCTCTTGCACGTCAATGCAGGCACGTCGATCCTCGAACCCTTCGACCAGGTGAGCGAGGCCAGCTACGATCGCCAGTTCGCGATCAACACCAAGGGCGCCTTCTTCACCGTTCAGCGCTTGGCACCGCTGATCCGCGCGGGCGGCTCGATCGTTTTCACTTCATCGGTCGCCGACGACGGCGGTTATGCGGGGATGAGCGTCTATAGCGGCAGCAAGGCGGCGCTGGTCTCCTTCGCCTCGGTCTTTGCCGCAGAGCTGCTACCGCGCGGCATTCGCTTCAATTCGGTCAGCCCGGGTTTCATCGACACGCCAACCAAGGGTGTGGCCGGCATCACCGACGCCGAGCGCGCCGAGTTCAAGGCGCTTGGAAACAGTCTTACGCCGATGGGGCGAAACGGCACCGCCGACGAGGTGGCGCGCGCCGTGCTGTTCCTCGCCTTCGACGCCACGTTCACCACCGGTGCGCGACTGACGGTCGACGGTGGCCTCGGGCAGCAACTGACGCTTGCTGCCTGAGACTGCCGCCGGAGAGAGGGAGCGGCATCCGCCCCCCTCATCGGTTGACCCTTGGCCGGGCTTCGCGCATCCTCACTGCAACTGGAGGTGACGATGATTACAGGTCCACAGTGCCGCGCCGCCCGGGCGCTGATCGAAATCTCGCGAGAGATGCTGGCAAGCTTTTCCGGTGTCGATGAAGACACGATCCTCAGGTTCGAGCGCAAGTTGGAGACGCCCGCCGACGCGGTGATCCTGTCGCTGAAGCACGCGCTCGAAAATGCCGGTGCGGTGTTTCTGCCGGAGGGCGAACGCGGCATCGGCGTGCGGCTAAAGTTCACGCGCTCCGAGGCTCGCCGCCTCTCCATTCTGGAAAGCGAAGGTGGCGTCGTCGGCGACGACGAGGTTCCGGGCGCCTGAGGTTCCGTCCTGATTTCAACGCCTTGGTCGGCGCGCTTGAATCAGAATGGCCGCCCCTTGAATCACCTTGCGAACAAAAAAACCCGCCGTTGCCGGCGGGCTTTTTCATTGAATGTAATGCCTGAAGCTTACTTGCAGGCGGCGCAGAAGCGCTGGATGCGGCGGCAAGCTTCTTCGAGCTGTGCTTCCGAGGTCGCGTAGGAGATGCGGAAGTTCGGGCCGAGACCGAAGGCCGAACCGTGCACCACGGCGACGCCTTCCGATTCCAGCAGTTCCGACACGAAGTCTTCGTCCGTCTCGATGACCTTGCCCGACGGCGCAGTCTTGCCGATGAGACCGGCGCAGGACGGGTAAACGTAGAAGGCGCCTTCCGGCGTCGGGCACGCGATGCCCTTGGCCTGGTTCAGCATCGAGACGACCAGATCGCGGCGGCCTTCGAAGATCTTCTTGTTTGCGGGGATGAAATCCTGCGTGCCGTTCAGCGCCTCGACGGCAGCCCACTGCGCGATCGAGGTGGCGCCCGAGGTCTGCTGGCCCTGGATCATGTCCATGGCCTTGATGAGCTGCAGCGGGCCGGCGGCGTAGCCGATGCGCCAGCCGGTCATGGCATAGGCCTTGGAGACGCCGTTCATCGTCAGCGTGCGGTCATAGAGACCGGGCTCGACTTCGACCGGGGTCGCGAACTTGAAGTCGCCATAGGTCAGGTGCTCGTACATGTCGTCGGTCAGGACCCAGACATGCGGATGCTTCATCAGGACGTCCGTCAGCGCCTTCAGCTCGGCATGGCTGTAGGCCGCGCCCGAAGGGTTGGACGGCGAGTTGAAGATGAACCACTTGGTCTTCGGTGTGATCGCCTTTTCGAGATCTTCAGCCTTGAGCTTGAAGTTGTTTTCCTGCTTGGTCGAGACGGTGACCGGCGTGCCGCCGCAGAGCGCCACCATTTCCGGATAGGAAACCCAGTAGGGTGCCGGGATGACGACTTCGTCGCCTGCGTTCAGCGTCGCCATGAAGGCGTTGAAAAGAATCTGCTTTCCGCCCGTGCCGACGATCGTCTGGGCGGCGGTGTAGTCGAGGTTGTTCTCGCGCTTGAACTTCTTGGCGATCGCTTCGCGCAGTTCCGGAATGCCGGAAACCGGCGTGTACTTCGTCTCGCCGCGGTTGATCGCGTCGATGGCGGCCTTCTTGATATTGTCGGGCGTATCGAAGTCCGGCTCTCCGGCGCCAAGGCCGATGACATCGCGGCCTTTCGCTTTCAGCTCACGGGCTTTCTGCGAAACGGCGATGGTGGCGGAAGGCTTTACACGGGAAAGGGCATCGGCAAGGAAGGCCATGGGTGAAGGTCCTGATCGTTTCGAGACGAGGTGATCGCTACGGAACGTAAAAAGCCAGGCTCCATAGCGGTTAGGTCTATGTCGAAAGACGCCCGGTCTTGCAAGCGCCGGAAAGCCAAAAACGCCGGAAACGCGGGCAAAAAGCGTCACCATGACAAAGTTTCATGAGTACGATCAGCGTTGTCGATGACTTCGACGGCGCACCTCCAACCGCACACCCTATTCGTAGATCGCCGCTGAATGGAACATTCGAGCGATGTCTCGCCAGGTCAAGGATACCGCTTCCTGTTTTCCTTGGCTCCGCTCGTGATCCCCCATATCGCTGACCCACGCCTCCAGCGCTTTGAGAAAATCGTCCAGGTTGACGTTCTCCCAGTTCTCCGAGTCGTCACGCAGGCTTAGCCGCAACGCGCTAGCAAAGTCGCAGAACTCCTGACGGGTCTTAATCTTGCTGTAGTCGACGTCACTCATCTTTCACCTCACACTGAAGACGCTCTTCGGCAACGACCGAAGGCGTCTGGCAATGCCCATACTCGGTCGTCATTCGAGCGTTGCCAAAATGGAATTATGGCGGCCACTTGATCGACCACGAAACGTATCAGCCAGAAACGGTTCTTGATTGAGATTTATTCAAAAAAATCAGCGACGTTCGGCATTTTTCGAAATGCCATAATTTAGCCATCACAACTGTCGCGGACCGCCGCAATTCCGTCCTGCAACAGCCGGTTTCCGGGCCTTTTCTTCGATGATCCGAACACATTCGCATTACGGGGGTTATGCAATGTTTCTCGACGACGAAATTGCCTCTTCCAGGACAGGACGGAACGAAGCGCGCTGGGGCATGTACCTGGCGCTCGCAGCGCTTGCCGCCTGCATCCTGATGTTCATCGGCCTGATGACCCAGGCCGCCGCCGAAACGGCGGGCGCCAAGCCGCAGCAGATGGCGGGCTACGTTCGCCCCAACGACATTGGCACAGGCGCCCTGCTCTTCCCATCCAAGGAACCCGGCTATTTCGTCGAGGCGCCACGGCTTGCGACCGACGTTCAGATCGACGTCAACGGCCCGATCATGCGCACCCGCGTGACCCAGCGCTTCGAAAACCCGAGCAAGGGCTGGGTCGAAGGCACCTATGTCTTCCCCCTGCCCGAGGATTCGGCCGTCGATACGCTGAAGATGCAGATCGGCGACCGCTTCATCGAAGGCGAGATCAAGGCGCGCCAGGAAGCCAAGGAAATCTACGAGCAGGCGAAAGCCGAGGGCAAGAAGGCGGCACTGCTCGAACAG is a window from the Ensifer adhaerens genome containing:
- the carA gene encoding glutamine-hydrolyzing carbamoyl-phosphate synthase small subunit, with product MTATPAWTTEKPTALLVLADGTVIEGKGIGATGKVQAEVCFNTALTGYQEILTDPSYLGQIVTFTFPHIGNIGANDEDIEDLTPAARHGAVGVIFKADITEPSNYRAAKHLDAWLKARGIIGLCGIDTRALTAWIRENGMPNAVIAHDPQGVFDIDTLKAEAKAWSGLEGLDLAKVATSGQSSRWGEQPWVWNEGYSTLGETDAAYHVVALDYGVKRNILRLFAGLNARVTVMPATTSAEEVLAQKPDGIFLSNGPGDPAATGKYAVPVIQDLLKSDIPVFGICLGHQMLALALGGKTEKMHQGHHGANHPVKDHTTGKVEIVSMNHGFAVDSKSLPEGVEETHISLFDGTNCGLRVAGKPVFSVQHHPEASPGPQDSHYLFRRFMNLVREKKGEPALAER
- a CDS encoding LysR substrate-binding domain-containing protein, encoding MRNLNDFIVFAHVVDHRGFAPAARALNVPKSTLSKRVAELEKKLGVRLINRTSRRFTVTEIGEDFYRHAAAMLIEAEAAEAVVKGRLAEPSGTVRITASVPTAQMTLSGLLPQLALAYPKMRVALHATDRFVDLVQEGFDIAVRDHFAPLPDSGLVQRRVASEVIWLVAAPGYLARRGAPSLPDDLKDHDGLLTSLASDGWTLRNPDDATVAVKPQQRFVADESRVLLEAALSGLGVTALPRKLCCAEIENGSLVRVLPDWLAGLVTTTLLMPHRRGQLPSVRAVVDFIADRLADC
- a CDS encoding SDR family oxidoreductase encodes the protein MGIYQGKKAVVIGGTHGMGLATVERLVEGGAEVLLTGNNEANLARIQERFGARVHAVKSDITDMNEIAVLGATVGQRLGEIDLLHVNAGTSILEPFDQVSEASYDRQFAINTKGAFFTVQRLAPLIRAGGSIVFTSSVADDGGYAGMSVYSGSKAALVSFASVFAAELLPRGIRFNSVSPGFIDTPTKGVAGITDAERAEFKALGNSLTPMGRNGTADEVARAVLFLAFDATFTTGARLTVDGGLGQQLTLAA
- a CDS encoding XRE family transcriptional regulator is translated as MITGPQCRAARALIEISREMLASFSGVDEDTILRFERKLETPADAVILSLKHALENAGAVFLPEGERGIGVRLKFTRSEARRLSILESEGGVVGDDEVPGA
- a CDS encoding pyridoxal phosphate-dependent aminotransferase, with the translated sequence MAFLADALSRVKPSATIAVSQKARELKAKGRDVIGLGAGEPDFDTPDNIKKAAIDAINRGETKYTPVSGIPELREAIAKKFKRENNLDYTAAQTIVGTGGKQILFNAFMATLNAGDEVVIPAPYWVSYPEMVALCGGTPVTVSTKQENNFKLKAEDLEKAITPKTKWFIFNSPSNPSGAAYSHAELKALTDVLMKHPHVWVLTDDMYEHLTYGDFKFATPVEVEPGLYDRTLTMNGVSKAYAMTGWRIGYAAGPLQLIKAMDMIQGQQTSGATSIAQWAAVEALNGTQDFIPANKKIFEGRRDLVVSMLNQAKGIACPTPEGAFYVYPSCAGLIGKTAPSGKVIETDEDFVSELLESEGVAVVHGSAFGLGPNFRISYATSEAQLEEACRRIQRFCAACK
- a CDS encoding DUF7660 family protein; amino-acid sequence: MSDVDYSKIKTRQEFCDFASALRLSLRDDSENWENVNLDDFLKALEAWVSDMGDHERSQGKQEAVSLTWRDIARMFHSAAIYE